The proteins below come from a single Agromyces flavus genomic window:
- a CDS encoding heme o synthase, with the protein MQAAAITREARPAMSVRRKVAAYVALTKPRVIELLLVVTAPTMILASNGLPDLWLLVATLIGGAMSAGSAGAFNCYIDRDIDRVMKRTKGRPLVTGELTDREALVFAYALGIASILWLGVFTNWVAAGLSLLAILLYVVFYSLILKRRTAQNIVWGGVAGCMPVLIGWAAVTGSLDWAPFILFLVIFLWTPPHYWPLSMKYKEDYAAAGVPMLAVVRGRAQVGLQVILYAYATVAASLLLIPVAGMGLLYSSVALVTGVWFIAECHRLYSLAIRGVEVSPMRVFHGSIVYLSLLFLAVGIDPLLPF; encoded by the coding sequence ATGCAGGCCGCTGCCATCACCCGTGAAGCTCGTCCGGCGATGAGCGTGCGACGCAAGGTCGCCGCCTACGTCGCCCTGACCAAGCCGCGGGTCATCGAGCTGCTCCTCGTCGTCACGGCGCCGACCATGATCCTCGCGTCGAACGGGCTGCCCGACCTCTGGCTGCTCGTCGCCACGCTCATCGGCGGCGCCATGAGCGCCGGATCGGCCGGCGCGTTCAACTGCTACATCGACCGCGACATCGACCGCGTCATGAAGCGCACCAAGGGCCGTCCGCTCGTAACGGGCGAGCTCACCGACCGCGAGGCGCTCGTGTTCGCCTACGCCCTCGGCATCGCCTCGATCCTCTGGCTCGGGGTGTTCACCAACTGGGTCGCGGCCGGGCTCTCGCTCCTCGCCATCCTCCTCTACGTCGTCTTCTACAGCCTCATCCTCAAGCGCCGCACGGCGCAGAACATCGTGTGGGGCGGCGTCGCCGGATGCATGCCCGTGCTCATCGGCTGGGCAGCCGTGACCGGCAGCCTCGATTGGGCGCCGTTCATCCTGTTCCTGGTCATCTTCCTCTGGACGCCGCCGCACTACTGGCCGCTGTCCATGAAGTACAAGGAGGACTACGCGGCCGCCGGCGTGCCGATGCTCGCGGTCGTCCGCGGACGCGCGCAGGTCGGCCTCCAGGTCATCCTCTACGCCTACGCGACGGTCGCCGCATCACTGCTGCTCATCCCCGTCGCCGGGATGGGGCTGCTCTACTCGAGCGTGGCGCTCGTCACCGGCGTGTGGTTCATCGCCGAGTGCCACCGTCTCTACAGCCTCGCCATCCGCGGCGTCGAGGTGTCGCCGATGCGCGTGTTCCACGGCTCGATCGTGTACCTCTCCCTGCTGTTCCTCGCGGTCGGCATCGACCCGCTGCTCCCGTTCTGA
- a CDS encoding helix-turn-helix transcriptional regulator — protein MPRGSSRGGATGSGAPPEIPDESPDFGSGGWDTGSVVVSAATAGPDLVGRERELDILGGLLDRAWAEEAHSVVVSGDSGVGKTALVARACADHRGGEALIGTCLPLTSMSIPFLPIRSALRANPHLVAPPEAPVDGGEREFALRFDAWLDEQTARTPVVLVVDDVQWADRSTLDTLMYAIAGSPSRRLAIVMTLRAGEIGLGHPLQRWLADVRRMPRTFEMELAPLDREATAAQIEILLGGSPHQSLIDDVYSRSRGNPYFTRLLVAGLPPEARGVPAAFPSDLSSAVLQSWYRLSEPTRELASVLAVGGRAMSADELARIVANGGGSEDVRASLREAVDSGTLDRLEDGTVWFHHPLNAEVLEATLGEDERQGWHRRFADDLAAAASGTSLAVGSAVSLADHRYRAGQDHEAFEAALAAADAAGAVAGHAEQIRLLRRAAELRIELLGAGRSLESILRSIRAVAAEAGQTEDELWAVERLLATVDPTAAPLVASELLVRRMHLRFMAGLGFIDVREMQEAVRLAEADRSSPEYSLALAELAHAELWAGLPDAGEHAETAIAVARRTADPRALALALAAGSMAASFAGDLSSAAELGTEALAPALRARAWWEYVHASMWAANAVETWASEAYASMMRDRALALVQHGGPHPYVAWLATSEALSRLTSGSPDEAEMRLRIALGSDPGPLGDVEARLAAARLAVLQGRQREAEDHLRRVEELIVDGSTFRNLEYDAVRAEVRLGAGDAAGAYDAALAGAADRGSPPTMAEWLLPFAARALADRAQAARDVGESDRAALASLDALVERFPHVIEDVGSWTELMRRQNTALDAVYAAECARARGSAGAAEAWVLAAHRCHAARLPWEEAYARWRAAEALLVRGGDRLAGADMLRLGLVLARHLGARPVVDELLDLAQRARIPIEESRPVRVAADTNLPSLTEREREVLALVAVGRTYSEIARELMISDKTVSTHVSHLLAKTGSANRVELARLVHRVGADGNRGGE, from the coding sequence ATGCCTCGAGGCTCGTCGCGCGGGGGTGCGACGGGATCGGGCGCACCCCCTGAGATCCCGGACGAAAGTCCTGATTTCGGGTCCGGCGGATGGGACACTGGTTCGGTGGTCGTTTCGGCCGCGACCGCCGGGCCCGACCTCGTCGGCCGTGAGCGGGAGCTCGACATCCTGGGGGGACTCCTCGACCGTGCGTGGGCCGAGGAGGCGCACTCGGTCGTCGTCTCGGGCGATTCGGGCGTCGGCAAGACGGCGCTCGTCGCGCGCGCCTGCGCCGACCACCGGGGAGGGGAGGCCCTGATCGGGACCTGCCTTCCGCTGACCTCGATGTCGATCCCGTTCCTGCCCATCCGCTCAGCACTGCGCGCCAACCCGCATCTGGTGGCCCCTCCGGAGGCGCCCGTCGACGGCGGCGAACGCGAGTTCGCGCTGCGCTTCGACGCCTGGCTCGACGAGCAGACCGCGCGGACCCCGGTCGTCCTCGTCGTGGACGACGTCCAGTGGGCCGACCGGAGCACGCTCGATACCCTCATGTACGCCATCGCGGGATCGCCGTCCCGTCGGCTCGCCATCGTGATGACCTTGCGGGCCGGTGAGATCGGGCTCGGGCATCCGCTTCAGCGCTGGCTCGCGGATGTCCGGCGCATGCCGCGGACGTTCGAGATGGAGCTCGCGCCCCTCGACCGGGAGGCCACGGCCGCCCAGATCGAAATCCTGCTCGGGGGATCGCCGCACCAGTCGCTCATCGACGACGTGTATTCACGGAGCCGCGGCAACCCGTACTTCACCCGACTGCTGGTGGCGGGGCTCCCTCCTGAGGCCCGTGGCGTGCCCGCGGCCTTCCCTTCCGACCTGAGCTCCGCGGTCCTGCAGTCGTGGTACCGCCTCTCGGAGCCGACCCGCGAGCTCGCGTCCGTGCTCGCGGTCGGCGGCCGCGCGATGAGCGCTGACGAGCTCGCACGGATCGTCGCGAACGGCGGCGGGAGCGAGGACGTCAGGGCCTCCCTGCGGGAGGCGGTCGACTCGGGCACGCTCGACCGGCTGGAGGACGGCACCGTCTGGTTCCACCATCCGCTGAATGCCGAGGTCCTGGAGGCCACGCTCGGAGAGGACGAGCGACAAGGCTGGCACCGCCGGTTCGCCGACGACCTCGCCGCCGCCGCGAGTGGAACGTCCCTGGCAGTCGGTTCGGCGGTGTCGCTCGCCGACCACCGATACCGCGCGGGGCAGGATCACGAGGCTTTCGAGGCCGCACTGGCCGCCGCGGACGCCGCAGGCGCGGTCGCCGGGCACGCCGAGCAGATCCGCCTGCTGCGGCGGGCCGCCGAGCTGCGCATCGAGCTGCTCGGCGCGGGGAGGTCGCTCGAATCGATCCTCCGCAGCATCCGCGCGGTGGCGGCAGAGGCCGGGCAGACGGAGGATGAGCTCTGGGCGGTCGAACGCCTGCTCGCGACGGTGGATCCGACCGCGGCGCCGCTCGTGGCCAGCGAGCTGCTGGTCCGGCGGATGCACCTCCGCTTCATGGCCGGCCTCGGATTCATCGACGTCCGCGAGATGCAGGAGGCCGTGCGACTCGCCGAGGCCGACCGCTCGAGTCCGGAGTACTCGCTCGCCCTCGCCGAGCTCGCGCACGCCGAGCTGTGGGCCGGGCTGCCCGACGCCGGCGAGCATGCCGAGACGGCGATCGCCGTGGCGCGCCGGACCGCCGATCCACGCGCGCTCGCGCTCGCGCTCGCGGCCGGTTCGATGGCGGCCAGCTTCGCGGGCGATCTGTCGAGTGCCGCTGAGCTCGGGACGGAGGCCCTCGCCCCGGCGCTCCGGGCGCGTGCCTGGTGGGAATACGTCCACGCGTCGATGTGGGCGGCGAACGCCGTCGAGACCTGGGCGAGCGAGGCGTACGCGTCGATGATGCGGGATCGCGCCCTCGCCCTCGTTCAGCACGGCGGCCCCCACCCGTACGTCGCCTGGCTCGCCACGTCCGAAGCGCTGTCGCGGCTCACGAGCGGATCGCCGGACGAGGCGGAGATGCGGCTGCGCATCGCGCTCGGTTCGGACCCCGGCCCGCTCGGCGACGTCGAGGCACGGCTGGCGGCGGCACGGCTCGCGGTGCTGCAGGGTCGTCAGCGCGAGGCCGAGGATCACCTGCGCCGCGTCGAAGAGCTGATCGTCGACGGGTCGACCTTCCGCAACCTCGAGTACGACGCCGTCCGCGCGGAAGTCCGACTGGGGGCCGGCGACGCCGCGGGCGCGTACGACGCGGCACTCGCGGGTGCGGCCGATCGGGGATCCCCGCCCACGATGGCCGAATGGCTGCTGCCGTTCGCGGCGCGCGCCCTCGCCGACCGGGCGCAGGCGGCGAGGGACGTCGGCGAATCGGACCGAGCGGCGCTCGCGTCACTCGACGCGCTCGTCGAGCGCTTCCCGCACGTGATCGAGGACGTCGGATCGTGGACCGAGCTCATGCGGCGGCAGAACACCGCGCTCGACGCGGTGTACGCCGCCGAGTGCGCTCGCGCCCGTGGGTCGGCCGGCGCGGCGGAGGCGTGGGTCCTCGCCGCGCACCGGTGCCACGCGGCGCGACTGCCGTGGGAGGAGGCCTATGCGCGGTGGCGGGCTGCGGAGGCGCTCCTGGTGCGGGGCGGCGATCGGCTCGCCGGCGCCGACATGCTGCGGCTTGGACTCGTGCTCGCCCGTCACCTGGGCGCGCGGCCGGTCGTGGACGAGCTGCTCGACTTGGCGCAGCGTGCCAGGATCCCGATCGAGGAGTCACGCCCGGTCCGGGTCGCCGCCGACACGAACCTGCCCTCCTTGACCGAGCGCGAACGCGAGGTGCTCGCGCTCGTCGCGGTCGGCCGGACCTACTCGGAGATCGCGCGCGAGCTGATGATCAGCGACAAGACGGTGAGCACCCACGTCTCGCACCTGCTCGCGAAGACGGGTTCCGCCAACCGCGTCGAGCTGGCGCGGCTCGTTCACCGCGTGGGAGCGGACGGAAACCGCGGCGGCGAGTGA
- a CDS encoding COX15/CtaA family protein: MNRVTAWLPDRIDRRVRVVAWLSFLAQTIIIATGGAVRLTGSGLGCPTWPLCTEGSLVTTPEMGIHGMIEFGNRLMTGVVGIVAVLVVLSIWRIRRERRDLWTLAVVVVLGIVAQAIVGGITVWTGLNPFIVGFHYVASLVLVCVTAAYLVRLDAVPGPRELAVPSWYAGLTHATTAVLAVSIVFGVLTTASGPHSGDADAGRTGYNAELLEHVHAWPGYALFVLTLVLLVGASRLRLPVRRWVVVLLLVEVVQIAVGLYQARNGLPPLAVGVHMVLAALTAATMTVLVLKLKRPTATAAPAGDAAVAASAR, encoded by the coding sequence GTGAACCGCGTGACCGCCTGGCTGCCCGACCGCATCGACCGCCGCGTGCGCGTCGTGGCGTGGCTGTCGTTCCTCGCCCAGACGATCATCATCGCCACCGGCGGGGCCGTCCGGCTCACCGGTTCGGGCCTCGGCTGCCCGACCTGGCCGCTCTGCACCGAGGGCTCGCTCGTGACCACGCCCGAGATGGGCATCCACGGCATGATCGAGTTCGGCAATCGCCTCATGACCGGCGTCGTCGGCATCGTCGCCGTGCTCGTGGTGCTCTCGATCTGGCGGATCCGTCGCGAACGCCGCGACCTGTGGACGCTCGCCGTCGTGGTGGTGCTCGGGATCGTCGCCCAGGCGATCGTCGGCGGCATCACCGTCTGGACCGGGCTGAACCCCTTCATCGTCGGCTTCCACTACGTCGCGTCGCTGGTGCTCGTGTGCGTCACGGCCGCGTACCTCGTGCGCCTCGACGCCGTTCCGGGTCCGCGGGAGCTCGCGGTGCCCAGCTGGTACGCCGGCCTGACGCACGCGACCACCGCGGTCCTTGCCGTCTCGATCGTGTTCGGCGTGCTGACGACCGCGTCGGGGCCGCACTCGGGCGACGCCGACGCCGGCCGCACCGGATACAACGCCGAACTGCTCGAGCACGTGCACGCCTGGCCGGGATACGCGCTCTTCGTGCTCACGCTCGTGCTGCTCGTTGGCGCCTCGCGCCTGCGCCTTCCGGTGCGCCGATGGGTCGTCGTGCTGCTGCTGGTCGAGGTCGTGCAGATCGCCGTCGGGCTCTACCAGGCCCGCAACGGCCTGCCGCCGCTGGCCGTCGGCGTGCACATGGTGCTCGCCGCCCTGACGGCGGCCACGATGACCGTCCTCGTGCTGAAGCTCAAGCGGCCGACCGCGACCGCCGCCCCCGCAGGCGACGCCGCGGTCGCGGCATCCGCTCGCTGA
- the sufB gene encoding Fe-S cluster assembly protein SufB has translation MTDVLIDRPELEGLGTYEFGWADSDVAGASARRGLSPEVVADISRLKDEPEWMLQRRLRALQLFDRKPMPSWGADLSEIDFDNIKYFVRSTEKQAQTWEDLPEDIRNTYERLGIPEAERQRLVAGVAAQYESEVVYHQIREDLEEQGVIFLDTDTALKEHPEFFEEYFGTVIPAGDNKFAALNTAVWSGGSFVYVPKGVHVEIPLQAYFRINTENMGQFERTLIIADEDSYVHYIEGCTAPIYKSDSLHSAVVEIIVKKNARVRYTTIQNWSNNVYNLVTKRAVAHEGATMEWVDGNIGSKVTMKYPSIFLMGEHAKGETLSVAFAGPGQHQDAGAKMIHMAPYTQSSIVSKSIARGGGRAGYRGEVRVDANAHHAANTVRCDALLVDTISRSDTYPAIDIRVDDVQLGHEATVSKVSEEQLFYLMARGIPEDEAMAMIVRGFIEPIARELPMEYAMELNKLIEMGMEGSVG, from the coding sequence ATGACGGACGTACTGATCGACCGCCCCGAGTTGGAAGGGCTCGGCACGTACGAGTTCGGCTGGGCCGACTCCGACGTGGCCGGGGCATCCGCTCGCCGTGGCCTGTCGCCCGAAGTGGTGGCCGACATCTCTCGGCTGAAGGACGAGCCCGAGTGGATGCTGCAGCGACGGCTCCGCGCACTGCAGCTGTTCGACCGCAAGCCCATGCCGAGCTGGGGCGCCGACCTGTCGGAGATCGACTTCGACAACATCAAGTACTTCGTCCGTTCCACCGAGAAGCAGGCCCAGACCTGGGAGGACCTTCCCGAGGACATCCGGAACACCTACGAGCGACTCGGCATCCCCGAGGCCGAGCGCCAGCGCCTCGTCGCCGGTGTGGCCGCGCAGTACGAGTCCGAGGTCGTGTACCACCAGATCCGTGAGGACCTCGAGGAGCAGGGCGTCATCTTCCTCGACACGGACACTGCGCTCAAGGAGCACCCCGAGTTCTTCGAGGAGTACTTCGGCACGGTGATCCCCGCGGGCGACAACAAGTTCGCGGCGCTCAACACCGCGGTATGGTCGGGCGGCTCGTTCGTCTACGTGCCGAAGGGCGTGCACGTCGAGATCCCGCTGCAGGCGTACTTCCGCATCAACACCGAGAACATGGGCCAGTTCGAGCGGACCCTCATCATCGCCGACGAGGACTCGTACGTGCACTACATCGAGGGCTGCACCGCCCCGATCTACAAGTCCGACTCGCTGCACTCGGCCGTCGTCGAGATCATCGTGAAGAAGAACGCTCGCGTTCGCTACACCACGATCCAGAACTGGTCGAACAACGTCTACAACCTCGTCACGAAGCGTGCGGTCGCCCACGAGGGCGCCACCATGGAGTGGGTCGACGGCAACATCGGCTCCAAGGTGACGATGAAGTACCCGTCGATCTTCCTGATGGGCGAGCACGCCAAGGGCGAGACGCTCTCAGTCGCCTTCGCGGGCCCGGGTCAGCACCAGGACGCCGGCGCCAAGATGATCCACATGGCTCCGTACACGCAGTCGTCGATCGTGTCGAAGTCGATCGCGCGCGGCGGCGGCCGCGCCGGGTACCGCGGCGAGGTGCGCGTCGACGCCAACGCCCACCACGCCGCGAACACCGTGCGATGCGACGCGCTGCTCGTCGACACGATCTCGCGCTCCGACACGTACCCCGCCATCGACATCCGCGTCGACGACGTGCAGCTCGGCCACGAGGCCACGGTGTCGAAGGTCAGCGAGGAGCAGCTCTTCTACCTGATGGCGCGCGGCATCCCCGAAGACGAGGCGATGGCCATGATCGTGCGCGGGTTCATCGAGCCGATCGCGCGCGAGCTGCCGATGGAATACGCGATGGAACTCAACAAGCTCATCGAGATGGGCATGGAAGGATCGGTCGGCTAG
- the sufD gene encoding Fe-S cluster assembly protein SufD, whose product MQSTAMPTSEQHGFRPHSDGAFVPVQTRSERFRSTDVAEFPPVTGREHEWKYSPVAAFADLTSGELDGARVEVESTDVAGVSVSWIPSDDARIGRAGIPEDRASANAWSSFDEALLVAISGEEAKTVTVTRSGLGIAPRGAHTVIEAAPNSRALVVLRGTGDARLAENVEVVVGEGANLTVVSLQEWTDDSVHLASHFSRIARDAKLKHIVVSLGGKVVRVNPSTHLAEQGGDVEALGLYFSDAGQHLEQQVFVHHDAPHTRSRVTYKGALQGEGARSVWIGDVLIGNAATGTDSYEQNRNLVLTDGTRADSVPNLEIETGDIEGAGHASATGRFDDEQLFYLQARGIPEEEARRLVVRGFLAEVVQQIGDAELEERLMAALEAELQGS is encoded by the coding sequence ATGCAGAGCACCGCCATGCCCACTTCGGAGCAGCACGGCTTCCGACCCCATTCCGACGGCGCGTTCGTCCCCGTGCAGACGCGTTCCGAGCGCTTCCGGTCGACGGATGTCGCGGAGTTCCCGCCGGTGACCGGGCGCGAGCACGAGTGGAAGTACTCGCCGGTCGCGGCGTTCGCCGACCTCACCTCGGGTGAGCTCGACGGCGCGCGAGTCGAGGTCGAGTCGACGGATGTCGCGGGCGTCTCGGTCTCGTGGATCCCGAGCGACGACGCCCGCATCGGCCGCGCCGGCATTCCGGAAGACCGTGCGTCCGCGAACGCGTGGTCGAGCTTCGACGAGGCGCTCCTGGTCGCGATCTCGGGCGAGGAGGCGAAGACCGTCACCGTGACGCGCTCGGGCCTCGGCATCGCTCCTCGCGGCGCGCACACCGTGATCGAGGCGGCGCCGAACAGCCGCGCGCTCGTCGTGCTGCGCGGAACGGGCGACGCCCGCCTGGCCGAGAACGTCGAGGTCGTGGTGGGCGAGGGGGCGAACCTGACGGTCGTGTCCCTCCAGGAGTGGACCGACGACTCGGTGCACCTCGCCAGCCACTTCTCGCGGATCGCGCGCGACGCCAAGCTCAAGCACATCGTCGTCTCGCTCGGCGGCAAGGTCGTGCGGGTCAACCCGTCCACCCACCTCGCCGAGCAGGGCGGCGACGTCGAGGCCCTCGGCCTGTACTTCTCCGACGCCGGCCAGCATCTCGAGCAGCAGGTGTTCGTCCACCACGATGCGCCGCACACCCGCTCGCGCGTCACCTACAAGGGCGCACTCCAGGGCGAGGGCGCGCGCAGCGTCTGGATCGGCGACGTCCTCATCGGGAACGCGGCGACCGGTACCGACAGCTACGAGCAGAACCGCAACCTCGTGCTGACCGACGGCACGCGCGCCGACTCCGTCCCGAACCTCGAGATCGAGACCGGCGACATCGAAGGCGCCGGCCACGCGAGCGCGACCGGCCGGTTCGACGACGAGCAGCTGTTCTACCTCCAGGCACGGGGCATCCCCGAAGAGGAGGCCCGACGCCTCGTCGTGCGCGGCTTCCTCGCCGAGGTCGTCCAGCAGATCGGCGACGCCGAACTCGAGGAGCGCCTGATGGCGGCGCTCGAAGCCGAACTCCAGGGGAGCTGA
- a CDS encoding non-heme iron oxygenase ferredoxin subunit has protein sequence MAGTRVCGVDDLAVNEAQRFVVDGVPIAVVKDAAGEIFAIGDTCTHGDISLSEGFVEDDTLECWAHGSKFSLATGKPLTLPAYEPVPVFKVEITDGGVVIDPAVKLAV, from the coding sequence GTGGCAGGCACGCGCGTGTGCGGGGTCGACGACCTCGCCGTGAACGAGGCACAGCGGTTCGTCGTCGACGGCGTGCCGATCGCCGTGGTGAAGGATGCCGCGGGCGAGATCTTCGCGATCGGCGACACGTGCACGCACGGCGACATCTCCCTCTCCGAGGGGTTCGTCGAGGACGACACGCTCGAGTGCTGGGCGCACGGCTCGAAGTTCTCCCTCGCCACGGGCAAGCCGCTCACGCTGCCGGCGTACGAGCCCGTGCCCGTCTTCAAGGTCGAGATCACCGACGGGGGCGTCGTCATCGACCCCGCGGTGAAGCTCGCCGTCTGA
- the sufC gene encoding Fe-S cluster assembly ATPase SufC encodes MSVLEIKNLHVNVETDQGTREILRGVDLTINEGEIHAIMGPNGSGKSTLAYTIAGHPKYTVVEGEILFDGENVLEMTVDERARAGLFLAMQYPVEIPGVTVTNFLRTAKTAIDGQAPSIRGWVKDVRESMNNLKMDPAFAERNVNEGFSGGEKKRNEILQLELLKPKFAVLDETDSGLDVDALRIVSEGVNRAHENTDVGILLITHYTRILRYIKPDFVHVFVAGRIAEQGGPELAERLEDEGYDRYNVAESATQ; translated from the coding sequence ATGTCCGTGCTCGAGATCAAGAACCTGCACGTCAACGTCGAGACCGACCAGGGCACCCGCGAGATCCTCCGCGGCGTCGACCTGACCATCAACGAGGGCGAGATCCACGCCATCATGGGGCCGAACGGCTCCGGCAAGTCCACGCTGGCCTACACGATCGCCGGTCACCCGAAGTACACCGTCGTCGAGGGCGAGATCCTGTTCGACGGCGAGAACGTGCTCGAGATGACGGTCGACGAGCGCGCGCGAGCGGGCCTCTTCCTCGCGATGCAGTACCCCGTCGAGATCCCCGGCGTCACGGTCACGAACTTCCTCCGCACCGCGAAGACCGCGATCGACGGCCAGGCGCCCTCGATCCGCGGCTGGGTCAAGGACGTCCGCGAGTCGATGAACAACCTCAAGATGGATCCGGCCTTCGCCGAGCGCAACGTCAACGAGGGCTTCTCCGGCGGCGAGAAGAAGCGCAACGAGATCCTCCAGCTCGAGCTGCTCAAGCCGAAGTTCGCGGTGCTCGACGAGACCGACTCGGGCCTCGACGTCGATGCGCTCCGCATCGTCTCCGAAGGCGTGAACCGCGCCCACGAGAACACCGACGTCGGCATCCTGCTGATCACGCACTACACGCGGATCCTGCGCTACATCAAGCCCGACTTCGTGCACGTCTTCGTGGCCGGCAGGATCGCCGAGCAGGGCGGACCCGAGCTGGCCGAGCGCCTCGAGGACGAGGGCTACGACCGCTACAACGTGGCCGAGTCGGCCACCCAGTAG
- a CDS encoding metal-sulfur cluster assembly factor, protein MVTSLAPERFDEISEALKDVVDPELGVNIVDLGLIYDLNWDDEHDALVINMTLTSAGCPLTDVIEEQTAEALDGTVERFRINWVWMPPWGPERITDDGRDMMRALGFAI, encoded by the coding sequence ATGGTCACCTCACTCGCTCCCGAGCGATTCGATGAGATCAGCGAGGCGCTGAAGGACGTCGTCGACCCCGAACTCGGCGTGAACATCGTCGATCTCGGGCTCATCTACGACCTCAACTGGGATGACGAGCACGACGCGCTCGTCATCAACATGACCCTCACGAGCGCCGGCTGTCCGCTCACCGACGTGATCGAGGAGCAGACCGCCGAGGCGCTCGACGGCACGGTCGAGCGATTCCGCATCAACTGGGTGTGGATGCCGCCGTGGGGTCCTGAGCGGATCACCGACGACGGGCGCGACATGATGCGCGCACTCGGTTTCGCGATCTGA
- a CDS encoding class I SAM-dependent methyltransferase, whose product MDGAPAPASREGYTHGHHESVLRVHEWRSVDNSAAYLIPHLREGLRILDVGSGPGTISIDLARRVRPGSVVGIDASADIVERAAGLAASQGVTNVEFRVGDAYTLDFDDDSFDVVHAHQLMQHLARPVDAMREIRRVLAPGGVLAARDADYGGVIWSPASDGLARWLQLNRDIYRWNGGEALAGRLLKRWARAAGFDDVEATGSVWVFSSDREREWWGGAWADRATKSQFAAHAIESGHASIAELESVAEAWRTWAVDPEGWLLMPHGEIVARA is encoded by the coding sequence ATGGACGGCGCGCCGGCTCCCGCTTCACGCGAGGGCTACACGCACGGCCATCACGAGAGCGTGCTCCGGGTCCACGAGTGGCGCTCGGTCGACAACTCCGCCGCGTATCTGATCCCGCACCTACGGGAGGGCCTGCGGATCCTCGATGTCGGAAGCGGGCCGGGGACGATCTCGATCGACCTCGCGCGGCGCGTCCGCCCCGGATCCGTCGTGGGCATCGACGCGTCGGCCGATATCGTCGAGCGAGCGGCGGGCCTGGCCGCGAGCCAGGGTGTGACGAACGTCGAGTTCCGCGTCGGCGACGCGTACACGCTGGACTTCGACGACGACAGCTTCGACGTGGTCCATGCGCACCAGCTCATGCAGCACCTCGCGCGTCCCGTCGACGCCATGCGAGAGATCCGGCGGGTCCTCGCACCGGGCGGGGTGCTGGCGGCACGCGATGCCGATTACGGCGGCGTGATCTGGAGCCCTGCGTCCGACGGGCTCGCCCGCTGGCTGCAGTTGAATCGCGACATCTACCGGTGGAACGGCGGGGAGGCGCTCGCGGGCCGCCTGCTCAAGCGGTGGGCCCGTGCGGCCGGGTTCGACGACGTCGAGGCCACGGGCTCGGTCTGGGTGTTCTCATCCGATCGCGAGCGAGAGTGGTGGGGCGGCGCCTGGGCGGACCGGGCGACGAAGTCGCAGTTCGCGGCGCACGCCATCGAGTCGGGTCATGCGTCGATCGCCGAGCTCGAATCCGTCGCAGAGGCCTGGCGGACGTGGGCCGTCGACCCCGAAGGCTGGCTGCTCATGCCGCACGGGGAGATCGTCGCGCGCGCCTGA
- a CDS encoding GNAT family N-acetyltransferase: MSVTVRDIAENDFFGWLPLFDAYCASRGAQLDDTKALIVWSWIQEPRNPLRAALAVDDEGTPIGLVHYHAESRTFDASTGVVVDDLYVGDAHRGNGVGRQLLDLVREQASELNASRITWTNDPADAESLRLSDELGRRSAAIGFELDV; encoded by the coding sequence ATGAGCGTCACCGTCCGCGACATCGCCGAGAACGACTTCTTCGGCTGGCTGCCCCTGTTCGACGCCTACTGCGCCTCGCGCGGAGCGCAGCTCGACGACACGAAGGCGCTCATCGTGTGGAGCTGGATCCAGGAGCCGCGCAATCCGCTGCGCGCCGCCCTCGCGGTCGATGACGAGGGCACGCCGATCGGTCTCGTCCACTACCACGCAGAATCGCGCACCTTCGACGCGAGCACCGGAGTCGTGGTCGACGACCTCTACGTCGGCGACGCGCACCGCGGCAACGGCGTCGGCCGGCAGCTGCTCGACCTCGTGCGCGAGCAGGCGTCCGAGCTCAACGCGTCGCGCATCACGTGGACGAACGATCCCGCCGACGCGGAATCCCTGCGCCTCTCCGACGAGCTCGGACGGCGCAGCGCCGCGATCGGCTTCGAGCTGGACGTCTGA